Proteins from a single region of Streptomyces sp. HUAS 15-9:
- a CDS encoding endonuclease/exonuclease/phosphatase family protein produces MPSRSSARLAALTVAAVCSAASTVVLTSPAHADAVRIHDIQGSTRISPYAGQKVTDVPGIVTATRTYGSSKGFWLQDPTPDDNPATSEGVFVFTSSAPKVAVGDSITVAGTVSEYVPGGASSGNQSLTEITKPTITTVSTGNAVPAATVIDARSVPARYTPAGDTAASGSINALALDPSKYALDYYESLEGMNVQVADTRVVTATDPYSELWVTVKPREHRTHRGGTLYGSYESQNTGRLQIQSLGSTADFPKANVGDTLEGTTTGPLDFNQYGGYTLVASKLGTLKSAGLERETTRKQARGELAVATYNVENLDPSDATFDKHAAAIVNNLQSPDIVSLEEIQDNNGAKDDGTVSASETVGKLIDAIVAAGGPKYDWRSVDPVNDQDGGEPGGNIRQVFLFNPERVSFVDRAGGDSTTAVGVTKVHGKAQLTASPGRIDPTNAAWTNSRKPLAGEFVFRGKTVFVIANHLNSKGGDQGLTAQYQPPVRSSEIQRHAQATEVNAFVKDILSVQRNANVIALGDMNDFEFSGTTQILEGDGELWSAIKSLPKSERYTYDYQGNQQVLDQILVSPSIRRGCDLDYDSVHINSEFNDQISDHDPQVLRFRP; encoded by the coding sequence TTGCCGAGCAGGTCTTCCGCGCGTCTCGCCGCGCTCACCGTCGCCGCGGTCTGTTCCGCGGCGTCCACCGTCGTCCTCACGTCGCCCGCGCACGCGGACGCGGTGCGCATCCATGACATCCAGGGCAGCACCCGTATATCGCCGTACGCCGGCCAGAAGGTGACCGACGTGCCGGGCATCGTCACGGCCACCCGCACCTACGGCTCCTCCAAGGGCTTCTGGCTCCAGGACCCGACCCCGGACGACAACCCGGCCACCAGCGAGGGTGTGTTCGTCTTCACGAGCTCCGCGCCGAAGGTCGCCGTCGGCGACTCGATCACGGTCGCCGGCACGGTCTCCGAGTACGTCCCCGGCGGTGCCTCGTCCGGCAACCAGTCGCTCACCGAGATCACCAAGCCGACGATCACCACCGTCTCCACCGGCAACGCGGTCCCGGCCGCCACGGTGATCGACGCCAGGTCGGTCCCGGCGCGGTACACCCCCGCGGGCGACACCGCGGCAAGCGGCTCCATCAACGCCCTGGCGCTGGACCCGTCGAAGTACGCCCTGGACTACTACGAGTCCCTGGAGGGCATGAACGTCCAGGTCGCCGACACCCGTGTGGTCACCGCGACCGACCCGTACAGCGAGCTGTGGGTCACGGTGAAGCCGCGCGAGCACCGCACCCACCGGGGCGGCACGCTCTACGGCTCCTACGAGTCCCAGAACACCGGCCGGCTGCAGATCCAGTCGCTGGGCTCGACCGCCGACTTCCCGAAGGCGAACGTCGGCGACACCCTGGAGGGCACCACCACCGGCCCGCTGGACTTCAACCAGTACGGCGGCTACACCCTCGTCGCGAGCAAGCTCGGCACGCTGAAGAGCGCCGGCCTGGAGCGGGAGACGACCCGCAAGCAGGCGCGCGGCGAGCTGGCGGTGGCGACGTACAACGTCGAGAACCTGGACCCGTCGGACGCCACCTTCGACAAGCACGCGGCCGCGATCGTGAACAACCTGCAGTCGCCCGACATCGTGTCCCTGGAGGAGATCCAGGACAACAACGGCGCCAAGGACGACGGCACGGTCAGCGCGAGCGAGACCGTCGGCAAGCTGATCGACGCGATCGTCGCGGCGGGCGGCCCGAAGTACGACTGGCGCTCCGTCGACCCGGTCAACGACCAGGACGGCGGCGAGCCCGGCGGCAACATCCGCCAGGTGTTCCTGTTCAACCCGGAGCGGGTGTCCTTCGTGGACCGCGCGGGCGGCGACTCCACCACCGCGGTCGGCGTCACCAAGGTGCACGGCAAGGCCCAGCTGACGGCCTCCCCGGGCCGGATCGACCCGACGAACGCGGCCTGGACGAACAGCCGCAAGCCGCTGGCCGGCGAGTTCGTCTTCCGCGGCAAGACCGTCTTCGTGATCGCCAACCACCTCAACTCCAAGGGCGGCGACCAGGGTCTGACGGCGCAGTACCAGCCGCCGGTGCGCAGCTCGGAGATCCAGCGCCACGCACAGGCGACCGAGGTGAACGCGTTCGTGAAGGACATCCTGTCCGTGCAGCGGAACGCGAACGTCATCGCGCTCGGCGACATGAACGACTTCGAGTTCTCCGGGACCACGCAGATCCTCGAGGGTGACGGCGAGCTGTGGTCGGCGATCAAGTCGCTGCCGAAGAGCGAGCGTTACACCTACGATTACCAGGGCAACCAGCAGGTCCTGGACCAGATCCTGGTGAGCCCGTCGATCCGGCGCGGCTGCGACCTGGACTACGACTCCGTGCACATCAACTCGGAGTTCAACGACCAGATCTCCGACCACGACCCGCAGGTGCTGCGGTTCCGCCCGTAA
- a CDS encoding SRPBCC family protein: protein MSKEFEIVREFEVDAPPEKVWEAVTTGTGGYLWPMDPPEPRVGGSGPFGSTVTAWDPPHRYTNRSEDVGFPVQSLNQLDYTIEPRDEGRRAWVRYVHSGIFTDDWNNQYDGASKHTNFYLHTLCEYITHFAPRPVTFAQLEGPAASQTPRALAAVGHALGLADDAAAGTKVAAQGPGGRTLDAVLDYRNPYFIGLRTDSALIRFFGRGHWGAPLGISVHDFAPDADAETNETAWQDWLNGVFSQS from the coding sequence ATGTCCAAGGAATTCGAGATCGTCCGCGAGTTTGAGGTCGACGCGCCGCCCGAGAAGGTGTGGGAGGCGGTCACCACCGGAACCGGTGGTTATCTGTGGCCGATGGACCCGCCCGAGCCGCGGGTGGGCGGCAGCGGGCCCTTCGGCTCCACCGTCACCGCCTGGGACCCGCCCCACCGCTACACCAACCGCAGCGAGGACGTCGGCTTCCCGGTCCAGTCCCTCAACCAGCTCGACTACACGATCGAGCCCCGCGACGAGGGCCGGCGCGCCTGGGTGCGCTATGTCCACAGCGGCATCTTCACCGACGACTGGAACAACCAGTACGACGGCGCGAGCAAGCACACCAACTTCTATCTGCACACCTTGTGCGAGTACATCACGCACTTCGCGCCCCGCCCGGTCACCTTCGCCCAGCTGGAGGGGCCCGCGGCCTCGCAGACCCCGCGGGCGCTCGCCGCCGTCGGCCATGCGCTCGGCCTCGCGGACGACGCGGCTGCGGGCACGAAGGTCGCCGCCCAGGGGCCCGGCGGACGGACCCTGGACGCCGTACTCGACTACCGCAACCCGTACTTCATCGGGCTGCGCACCGACAGTGCCCTCATCCGCTTCTTCGGCCGCGGCCACTGGGGCGCGCCGCTCGGCATCAGCGTCCACGACTTCGCGCCGGACGCCGATGCCGAGACGAACGAGACCGCCTGGCAGGACTGGCTGAACGGCGTGTTCAGCCAGTCCTGA
- a CDS encoding ArsR/SmtB family transcription factor: MLDVTVIEDPEAAAVSLDPIRARLLAELAAEPASAAMLAGRVGLPRQKVNYHLKALERHGLVELAGERRKGNVTERLMRATAASYVISPLALAPVQPDPDRFRDQLSARWLLALGARLVRDVGTLITGATKARRPLATYALDGEVRFASAADRAAFVQELTAGVSALIRKYDAPDAEGGRDHRIVVAIHPTVKDRPTPEPDQ, translated from the coding sequence ATGCTGGACGTGACCGTGATCGAGGACCCCGAGGCCGCAGCCGTCTCCCTGGACCCCATCAGGGCCAGACTCCTCGCCGAGCTGGCCGCCGAACCCGCGTCGGCCGCGATGCTGGCCGGCCGGGTCGGGCTGCCCCGGCAGAAGGTGAACTACCACCTGAAGGCACTGGAGCGGCACGGCCTGGTCGAGCTGGCCGGGGAGCGCCGCAAGGGCAATGTCACCGAGCGGCTGATGCGCGCGACCGCCGCGTCGTACGTCATCTCGCCGCTCGCGCTCGCCCCCGTGCAGCCGGACCCGGACCGCTTCCGCGACCAGCTCTCCGCGCGCTGGCTGCTCGCGCTCGGCGCCCGCCTGGTGCGGGACGTCGGCACGCTGATCACCGGCGCGACGAAGGCGCGCAGGCCGCTGGCGACCTACGCGCTGGACGGCGAGGTCCGCTTCGCCTCGGCCGCCGACCGCGCGGCCTTCGTCCAGGAACTGACGGCGGGCGTGAGCGCCCTGATCCGCAAGTACGACGCCCCCGACGCGGAGGGCGGCCGGGACCACCGGATCGTCGTCGCCATCCATCCCACGGTCAAGGACCGGCCCACCCCCGAACCGGACCAGTAG
- a CDS encoding DUF3618 domain-containing protein — translation MTDRTPQGAGAKGPEELRQQMEQSGSRLGDTAEELAGKGDLKGRARARAADLRDKAGAMTVQLRSSATQAGHAVQDRAAHAGHTVEQSAPPPVRAAVGFGRRHPRSALLVGAAAGMAAVAASALRHRSHARDSYHGHHGRR, via the coding sequence ATGACCGACAGGACTCCGCAGGGGGCCGGCGCGAAGGGTCCCGAGGAACTGCGACAGCAGATGGAACAGAGCGGGAGCCGACTCGGTGACACCGCAGAGGAGTTGGCGGGCAAGGGAGATCTGAAGGGGCGCGCCAGAGCACGGGCCGCCGATCTCAGGGACAAGGCGGGTGCCATGACCGTGCAGCTGCGCAGCAGCGCCACGCAGGCCGGGCACGCCGTCCAGGACAGGGCTGCCCACGCCGGGCACACCGTCGAGCAGAGTGCCCCGCCCCCGGTACGCGCCGCCGTCGGATTCGGACGGCGGCATCCGCGATCGGCGCTGCTCGTCGGGGCTGCGGCGGGCATGGCGGCCGTCGCGGCGAGCGCCTTGCGCCACAGGAGCCACGCCCGTGACAGCTATCACGGCCACCACGGCCGTCGCTGA
- the dapA gene encoding 4-hydroxy-tetrahydrodipicolinate synthase: protein MTNMTNPGRTDAPFGRALCAMITPFTESGALDLDGAGRLADRLVAEGCDGLVLNGTTGESPTTTDTEKAELVRAVRAAVGERASIITGVGTSDTRHTVELTLAAEKAGADGVLVVTPYYSRPPQDAVEAHFRAVADASGLPVMLYDIPDRTGTRVEPETVIRLAEHPRIVAVKDCSYDFLGTQKVLARTELAYYAGCDEHILALYAVGAAGCVSTVANAVPRRVAEILEAFEAGDTAAAARLQQRATPLIEAMMNGGLPGTVTAKSLLNELGLPAGPPRAPLRPAGREATDGLRTVYEELVAA from the coding sequence ATGACGAACATGACGAACCCGGGCAGGACCGACGCTCCTTTCGGCCGCGCCCTCTGCGCGATGATCACGCCCTTCACCGAGTCGGGCGCGCTCGACCTCGACGGTGCCGGAAGACTCGCCGACCGGCTGGTGGCGGAGGGCTGCGACGGGCTGGTGCTCAACGGGACGACGGGCGAGTCACCCACGACGACGGACACCGAGAAGGCGGAGCTGGTCCGGGCCGTCCGGGCGGCCGTCGGCGAGCGCGCCTCGATCATCACGGGTGTCGGCACCTCCGACACCCGGCACACTGTCGAACTGACCCTCGCGGCCGAAAAGGCGGGAGCCGACGGGGTGTTGGTGGTGACGCCGTACTACAGCAGGCCGCCGCAGGACGCCGTGGAGGCGCACTTCCGTGCGGTCGCCGACGCGAGCGGCCTGCCCGTGATGCTGTACGACATCCCGGACCGCACCGGCACCCGCGTCGAGCCGGAGACGGTGATCCGGCTGGCGGAGCACCCCCGGATCGTGGCGGTCAAGGACTGCTCCTACGACTTCCTCGGCACCCAGAAGGTGCTGGCGCGCACGGAGTTGGCGTACTACGCGGGATGCGACGAGCACATCCTGGCCCTGTACGCGGTGGGCGCGGCGGGCTGCGTGAGCACGGTCGCGAACGCCGTACCGCGCCGCGTGGCGGAGATCCTGGAGGCGTTCGAGGCGGGCGACACGGCCGCCGCCGCCAGACTCCAACAGCGGGCCACCCCCCTGATCGAGGCGATGATGAACGGTGGCCTGCCGGGCACGGTCACCGCCAAGTCCCTCCTGAACGAACTCGGCCTGCCCGCGGGCCCGCCGCGCGCACCGCTGCGGCCCGCCGGCCGGGAGGCGACCGACGGGCTGCGGACGGTGTACGAGGAGCTCGTGGCCGCGTGA
- a CDS encoding WD40 repeat domain-containing protein — protein sequence MNVEELVRDALREQAAEQQPLGHGFTDRVLAVRRRRRARRFVSVAVATAAVVVVAVGVPLLDSGRGEARPARVLGQDRVSAHQDQSPPRDMIAAGNAVLAAYSTASVVPQTGDRGVVVRTYRLLNEKVGRYEKDTRWSYVAVAPGLRTAAVLERKLPASRIGLLDLATGEVERWIPVAHGVGGLAFSRDGSKLVATTYKDNPDLVDKTMVHGKGGSHTAWMPRLGGKVRTGFVVLDVASGKGSWTGVAAGRNLNAREDFAFSRDGALVYARVVGKHDGTEQFYDLAGKEVPAPANEKYLRWDVGARLSPNGRLAALGLTKEVAPGKSYSSIRDPRTGKEITKVRGGHLLAWADDKRLIAWERVTSLEEPYRPRLVLVTIGSDKVVPLSGVSEVNDPFSLRTWEPVFAER from the coding sequence GTGAACGTCGAGGAACTGGTGCGTGACGCACTGCGGGAACAGGCGGCCGAACAGCAGCCGCTCGGGCACGGTTTCACCGACCGGGTCCTGGCCGTACGGCGTCGCCGCCGCGCCCGCCGGTTCGTGTCCGTCGCCGTGGCCACCGCCGCGGTCGTCGTCGTGGCGGTCGGGGTGCCGCTGTTGGACTCCGGCAGGGGCGAGGCGCGGCCCGCGAGGGTGCTCGGTCAGGACCGGGTGTCGGCCCACCAGGACCAGTCGCCGCCGCGCGACATGATCGCGGCCGGGAACGCGGTGCTGGCCGCCTATTCCACGGCGAGCGTGGTCCCGCAGACCGGCGACCGGGGGGTGGTCGTACGCACGTACCGGCTGCTGAACGAGAAGGTCGGCAGGTACGAGAAGGACACCCGGTGGTCGTACGTGGCCGTCGCCCCGGGCCTGCGGACCGCCGCCGTGCTGGAACGCAAGCTGCCGGCCTCGCGGATCGGTCTGCTCGACCTCGCGACGGGGGAGGTCGAGCGGTGGATCCCGGTGGCCCACGGCGTCGGAGGGCTCGCGTTCTCGCGCGACGGCAGCAAGCTGGTTGCCACGACCTACAAGGACAACCCCGATCTGGTCGACAAGACCATGGTCCATGGCAAAGGAGGCAGCCACACCGCCTGGATGCCGCGGCTCGGAGGCAAGGTCCGGACCGGATTCGTCGTCCTCGACGTGGCCTCCGGCAAGGGTTCCTGGACTGGTGTGGCGGCGGGCCGCAACCTCAACGCCCGTGAGGACTTCGCCTTCAGCCGTGATGGTGCCCTGGTGTACGCGAGGGTCGTCGGGAAGCACGACGGTACGGAGCAGTTCTACGACCTTGCCGGGAAGGAGGTCCCCGCCCCCGCGAACGAGAAGTACCTGCGGTGGGACGTCGGGGCGCGGCTGTCCCCGAACGGCCGGCTCGCTGCCCTCGGTCTGACGAAGGAGGTCGCCCCCGGCAAGTCGTACTCCTCGATCCGTGATCCCCGTACGGGCAAGGAGATCACCAAGGTCCGCGGAGGCCACCTGCTCGCCTGGGCCGACGACAAGCGGCTCATCGCCTGGGAGCGGGTCACGAGCCTCGAGGAGCCGTACCGGCCCCGGCTCGTGCTGGTCACCATCGGCAGCGACAAGGTCGTACCGCTCAGCGGCGTCAGCGAGGTGAACGACCCCTTCTCGCTCCGGACCTGGGAGCCCGTCTTCGCCGAGCGCTGA
- a CDS encoding SigE family RNA polymerase sigma factor: MDAQAAKSFREFVAGRSTALLRTAVLLTGGDRHAAEDLLQNALVKAAGRWQRIDEPEAYVRQILYRQQVSRWRLKWRRREVTVAEPPEAGHAPDGSNAAELRLVLRAALSRLTARQRTVLVLRYFEDLPEADVARILGCSVGTVRSTTHRSLARLRALAPELDGLGPDRGREIPSRDHSPVEVRS; this comes from the coding sequence ATGGATGCGCAGGCAGCGAAGAGCTTCCGGGAGTTCGTGGCCGGCCGTTCGACGGCACTGCTGCGGACGGCGGTGCTGCTGACCGGCGGGGACCGGCACGCCGCCGAGGACCTGTTGCAGAACGCGTTGGTCAAGGCGGCGGGCCGCTGGCAGCGGATCGACGAACCCGAGGCCTATGTACGGCAGATCCTGTACCGCCAACAGGTCAGCCGCTGGCGGCTGAAGTGGCGGCGGCGGGAGGTCACCGTGGCCGAGCCGCCGGAGGCCGGCCACGCCCCGGACGGCTCCAACGCCGCCGAACTGCGCCTCGTGCTGCGCGCCGCCCTCTCCCGGCTCACCGCCCGCCAGCGCACCGTGCTGGTGCTGCGCTACTTCGAGGATCTGCCGGAGGCCGACGTGGCCCGGATACTGGGCTGCTCCGTCGGCACCGTACGGTCCACCACCCATCGCTCCCTGGCCAGGCTGCGCGCCCTCGCGCCCGAGCTGGACGGGCTCGGCCCGGACCGCGGCAGGGAGATTCCGTCCCGTGACCACTCGCCCGTGGAGGTGCGGTCGTGA
- the dapD gene encoding 2,3,4,5-tetrahydropyridine-2,6-dicarboxylate N-succinyltransferase has product MTDTNAPRTTGAVAAGLATIAADGTVLDTWFPAPELVAEPGPSGTESLSAEKAVELLGEGAAQAIGPDARRDVEVVAVRTVISSLDAKPIDAHDVYLRLHLLSHRLVKPHGQSLEGMFGFLANVAWTSLGPVAVDDIEKVRLNARAEGLHLQVTSIDKFPRMTDYVAPKGVRIADADRVRLGAHLAEGTTVMHEGFVNFNAGTLGTSMVEGRISAGVVVGDGSDIGGGASTMGTLSGGGNVIISIGERCLVGAEAGVGIALGDECVVEAGLYVTAGTRITMPDGQIVKARDLNGASNILFRRNSVTGAVEARPNNAVWGGLNEILHSHN; this is encoded by the coding sequence ATGACCGACACGAACGCTCCCCGTACCACCGGCGCCGTGGCCGCCGGCCTTGCCACCATCGCCGCCGACGGCACCGTCCTCGACACCTGGTTCCCCGCCCCCGAGCTCGTCGCGGAGCCCGGTCCGTCCGGCACCGAGTCGCTGTCCGCCGAGAAGGCCGTGGAGCTGCTCGGCGAGGGCGCCGCGCAGGCCATCGGCCCCGACGCCCGCCGCGACGTCGAGGTGGTCGCGGTCCGCACGGTCATCTCCTCCCTCGACGCGAAGCCGATCGACGCGCACGACGTCTACCTGCGCCTCCACCTCCTGTCCCACCGCCTGGTCAAGCCGCACGGCCAGAGCCTGGAGGGCATGTTCGGCTTCCTCGCCAACGTCGCCTGGACCTCGCTGGGCCCGGTCGCGGTGGACGACATCGAGAAGGTGCGCCTGAACGCCCGCGCCGAGGGCCTGCACCTCCAGGTCACCTCGATCGACAAGTTCCCGCGCATGACGGACTACGTCGCCCCGAAGGGCGTCCGCATCGCCGACGCCGACCGGGTCCGTCTCGGCGCCCACCTCGCCGAGGGCACGACGGTCATGCACGAGGGCTTCGTGAACTTCAACGCCGGAACGCTCGGCACCTCCATGGTCGAGGGCCGCATCTCCGCGGGCGTCGTGGTCGGCGACGGCTCGGACATCGGCGGCGGCGCCTCCACGATGGGTACGCTGTCCGGCGGCGGCAACGTGATCATCTCCATCGGCGAGCGCTGCCTGGTCGGCGCCGAGGCGGGCGTGGGCATCGCGCTCGGCGACGAGTGCGTGGTGGAGGCCGGCCTGTACGTCACCGCGGGCACCCGGATCACCATGCCCGACGGCCAGATCGTCAAGGCCCGCGACCTCAACGGCGCCTCCAACATCCTCTTCCGCCGCAACTCGGTCACCGGCGCGGTCGAGGCCCGCCCGAACAACGCGGTATGGGGCGGCCTGAACGAAATCCTGCACAGCCACAACTGA
- a CDS encoding TetR/AcrR family transcriptional regulator yields the protein MARRYDPERRQRIIDAAIRVVGKKGIAGLSHRSVAAEADVPLGSTTYHFTTLDELMVAALRQTNEGFAKALAGSGVLDDAGGDLATGLARVLGEWLGGDRPGVELEYELYLAALRRPALRPVAAEWTEETARRLAAHTDPVTARALLALMDGICLQVLLTGAAYDEEYAREVLARVIP from the coding sequence ATGGCCCGGCGCTACGACCCCGAGCGGCGGCAGCGGATCATCGACGCGGCGATCCGGGTCGTCGGCAAGAAGGGCATCGCCGGGCTGAGCCACCGCTCCGTCGCCGCCGAGGCGGACGTCCCGCTGGGCTCCACGACGTACCACTTCACGACCCTCGACGAACTGATGGTCGCTGCACTGCGCCAGACCAACGAGGGCTTCGCCAAGGCCCTCGCGGGCAGCGGCGTCCTGGACGACGCCGGGGGCGACCTGGCAACGGGGCTGGCGAGGGTGCTGGGGGAGTGGCTCGGCGGCGACCGCCCGGGCGTCGAACTCGAGTACGAGCTGTACCTGGCGGCCCTGCGCCGCCCGGCCCTGCGCCCCGTCGCCGCCGAATGGACCGAGGAAACGGCCAGGCGACTGGCCGCCCACACGGATCCGGTGACCGCGCGGGCGTTGCTCGCCCTGATGGACGGCATCTGCCTGCAGGTGCTGCTGACGGGGGCGGCCTATGACGAGGAGTACGCACGGGAGGTACTGGCGAGGGTGATTCCCTGA
- a CDS encoding DMT family transporter, giving the protein MGYLLLAGAIAAEVAATTAMKYSDGFSRLWPSLLTALGYVLSFALLARTLKTVSIGTAYAIWAGVGTATIAVIGLTLFGEGLSVAKVAGIALIIGGVVVLNLGGAH; this is encoded by the coding sequence ATGGGATACCTCTTGCTCGCCGGCGCCATCGCCGCCGAGGTCGCGGCCACGACCGCGATGAAGTACAGCGACGGCTTCAGCAGGCTCTGGCCCTCGCTGCTGACGGCCTTGGGCTATGTGCTGTCGTTCGCCCTGCTCGCCCGGACCCTGAAGACCGTGTCGATCGGTACGGCGTACGCGATCTGGGCCGGGGTGGGCACCGCGACCATCGCGGTCATCGGACTGACGCTGTTCGGCGAGGGGCTGAGCGTGGCGAAGGTCGCCGGGATCGCGCTGATCATCGGGGGCGTGGTGGTACTGAACCTGGGCGGCGCGCACTGA
- a CDS encoding endonuclease/exonuclease/phosphatase family protein produces the protein MDRKLGLTVRAAAAGLLASASLMALPSAAHAATYTISAIQGTTRISPYNGSTVTTTGIVTAIRSTGSSHGFWIQSASGDGNAATSDAIFVYTGSGTPNTAVGNSITITGRVFEYIPGGASSGNQSLTELGSASWSTDSTGNALPAAVTISDATVPATYTRTDNGGSINSFTLDPAAYALDYYESLEGMRVSVGSTPVVGPTNAYDEMWVNVKPSQVNSARGGSLYSSYSSQNSGRLQITTLLSSAFPTATVGDTISGATGVLDYSAYGGYSLNATSLGTLTSGGVGKETTAAQSPGQLSVATYNVENLDPTDPASKFTALAQGIVNNLKSPDIVALEEVQDNDGPADDGVVSASTTLSMLTSAISTAGGPAYSYTQINPRNDTDGGEPGGNIRQVLLYNSARVGFTARGNATATTANSVTSVGGVAQLTYNPGRIAPTNSAWSASRKPLAAEFTFGGQKYFVIANHFVSKGGDDALHGQYQPPARPSETQRGSQGSVENSFVDSILAAQSDAHVIVLGDLNDFPFSTAVSNLEGGVLTDLVDTLPASEQYTYVYDGNSQVLDHTLVSSSITSYDYDIVHINSEFSDQTSDHDPQVVRITP, from the coding sequence ATGGACAGAAAGCTCGGGCTCACGGTCCGCGCAGCAGCAGCCGGGCTGCTCGCCTCGGCCTCGCTGATGGCACTGCCGTCCGCCGCGCACGCGGCCACCTACACGATCTCCGCGATCCAGGGCACGACCCGGATCTCGCCGTACAACGGCTCGACGGTCACCACGACCGGTATCGTCACCGCGATTCGTTCCACCGGCTCCTCGCACGGCTTCTGGATCCAGAGCGCGAGCGGCGACGGCAACGCGGCGACCAGTGACGCGATCTTCGTCTACACGGGGTCCGGCACGCCGAACACGGCGGTTGGCAACAGCATCACGATCACGGGCAGGGTCTTCGAGTACATCCCCGGCGGTGCCTCGTCCGGCAACCAGTCGCTCACCGAGCTGGGCAGCGCGAGCTGGAGCACCGACTCGACCGGGAACGCCCTTCCCGCGGCCGTCACGATCAGCGACGCGACCGTCCCGGCCACCTACACCCGTACCGACAACGGCGGTTCGATCAACTCGTTCACGCTGGATCCGGCGGCCTACGCCCTGGACTACTACGAGTCCCTGGAGGGCATGCGGGTCAGCGTCGGCAGCACGCCGGTGGTCGGGCCGACCAACGCGTACGACGAGATGTGGGTCAACGTGAAGCCCTCGCAGGTGAACTCGGCCCGCGGCGGCTCCCTGTACTCCTCCTACAGCAGCCAGAACTCCGGCCGGCTGCAGATCACCACGCTGCTGTCCTCGGCCTTCCCGACGGCGACCGTGGGCGACACGATCTCCGGTGCCACCGGCGTCCTGGACTACAGCGCGTACGGCGGCTACTCCCTGAACGCCACCTCGCTCGGCACGCTCACCTCGGGCGGGGTCGGCAAGGAGACGACAGCAGCCCAGTCGCCGGGTCAGCTGTCGGTGGCCACGTACAACGTGGAGAACCTCGACCCGACCGACCCCGCCTCGAAGTTCACCGCGCTCGCGCAGGGCATCGTGAACAACCTCAAGTCGCCCGACATCGTGGCGCTGGAGGAGGTCCAGGACAACGACGGCCCCGCGGACGACGGCGTCGTCTCCGCCTCCACGACCCTCTCCATGCTGACCTCCGCGATCAGCACGGCCGGCGGCCCGGCCTACTCGTACACCCAGATCAACCCGCGGAACGACACCGACGGCGGTGAGCCCGGCGGCAACATCCGTCAGGTGCTCCTGTACAACTCCGCACGGGTGGGCTTCACCGCCCGCGGCAACGCCACCGCCACCACCGCCAACTCGGTGACCAGCGTGGGCGGTGTAGCGCAGCTGACGTACAACCCGGGCCGGATCGCCCCGACCAACTCGGCCTGGTCGGCCAGCCGCAAGCCGCTGGCCGCCGAGTTCACCTTCGGCGGCCAGAAGTACTTCGTGATCGCCAACCACTTCGTCTCGAAGGGCGGTGACGACGCGCTGCACGGCCAGTACCAGCCGCCGGCCCGGCCGTCGGAGACCCAGCGGGGCAGCCAGGGTTCGGTGGAGAACTCGTTCGTGGACTCGATCCTGGCGGCGCAGTCGGACGCGCATGTGATCGTGCTGGGCGACCTGAACGACTTCCCCTTCTCCACCGCCGTGTCCAACCTGGAGGGCGGCGTGCTGACCGACCTGGTGGACACACTGCCGGCGTCCGAGCAGTACACGTACGTCTACGACGGCAACTCCCAGGTCCTCGACCACACCCTGGTCAGCTCGTCGATCACGTCGTACGACTACGACATCGTGCACATCAACAGCGAGTTCTCGGACCAGACCAGCGACCACGACCCGCAGGTCGTCCGTATCACCCCCTGA